A genome region from Colwellia sp. Arc7-D includes the following:
- the gmk gene encoding guanylate kinase, producing MTTKGNLFILSAPSGAGKSSLISALLKQTSTRPMQVSVSHTTRNARPGEVDGQHYHFVSKDQFKKSITEKQFYEYAEVFGNFYGTSEIAIDQQLAQGIDVFLDIDWQGAQQVRMKKPDVTTIFISPPSKQELENRLRGRGQDSEDVIQSRMAEAQAQCSHYQEFDYIIINDDFEQALVDLTTVVNNQRLKRSQQACEHQALFSELLA from the coding sequence AATCTCTTCATTTTATCTGCACCCAGTGGCGCAGGGAAGTCGAGTTTAATTTCCGCCTTACTCAAACAAACTTCAACTCGGCCTATGCAAGTATCTGTTTCTCACACGACACGTAATGCGCGTCCCGGTGAAGTTGATGGCCAACACTATCACTTTGTCAGTAAAGACCAATTCAAGAAATCGATTACTGAAAAGCAATTTTATGAGTACGCAGAAGTCTTTGGTAATTTTTACGGTACCAGTGAAATAGCTATAGATCAGCAGCTAGCACAAGGTATTGACGTATTTCTTGATATTGATTGGCAAGGTGCTCAACAGGTAAGAATGAAAAAGCCAGACGTAACGACTATCTTTATAAGTCCGCCTTCAAAGCAAGAATTAGAAAACCGTTTACGCGGTAGAGGCCAAGACAGTGAAGACGTTATTCAATCGAGAATGGCTGAAGCGCAAGCACAATGTTCACACTATCAAGAATTTGATTATATTATTATTAATGATGATTTCGAACAGGCCTTGGTCGATTTAACTACGGTTGTTAACAACCAACGTTTAAAACGCAGCCAACAAGCCTGCGAGCATCAAGCTTTATTTAGTGAATTATTAGCTTAG
- the rpoZ gene encoding DNA-directed RNA polymerase subunit omega: MARVTVEDAVEKVGNRFDLVLIASRRARQIATGGKDPLVDVENDKPTVIALREIEAGLITTEVMDRSDKHEQVQQDAAELDAVAAIVGGNQ, encoded by the coding sequence ATGGCTCGCGTAACTGTTGAAGATGCCGTAGAAAAAGTCGGTAATCGTTTTGACTTGGTGTTAATTGCATCTCGTCGTGCTCGTCAAATTGCTACGGGCGGTAAAGATCCATTGGTTGACGTTGAAAATGACAAACCAACAGTAATTGCTTTACGTGAAATCGAAGCTGGCCTAATTACTACTGAAGTAATGGACCGTTCAGATAAACATGAGCAAGTACAACAAGACGCTGCTGAATTAGATGCTGTTGCAGCAATTGTTGGTGGTAACCAATAA
- the spoT gene encoding bifunctional GTP diphosphokinase/guanosine-3',5'-bis pyrophosphate 3'-pyrophosphohydrolase, translating to MYLFEPLKEHVSSYLSKVQIDLLKQAYIVAREAHDGQMRSSGEPYITHPVAVALNLAKMHLDHETLMAALLHDVIEDTPVTKDQLSELFGHTVAELVEGVSKLDKLKFDNKEEMQAENFRKMILAMVQDIRVILIKLADRTHNMRTLGSLRPDKRRRIARETLDIYAPIANRLGIHDVKNELEVLGFEALYPMRARALKSAIKQARGNRKEIINNIQQEVTSRLAENGIKAQVIGREKHLYSIYRKMRNKELMFNEVMDIYAFRIIVGDKIDDCYRALGAAHNLFKPIESRFKDYIAIPKTNGYQSLHTSLIGPHGIPVEIQIRTNDMDQMADKGVAAHWLYKQDGEDTGTTAQMKARRWMQSLLELQQSAGSSFEFIENVKSDLFPEEIYVFTPDGRIVELPMGATAVDFAYAVHTDVGNSCVGVKVERKPFPLSKPLDSGQTIEVVTSTAARPNATWLNFVVTSKARLQIRTYLRSQEKTESLALGRRLLSHALGATKLEDIAVEKLTQVVKDTGNTNIEELLINIGLGNALSIGIAKRLKDEFTEESDLLKPTVTKNKMPIKGTEGMMVSYGKCCRPIPGDSILAYLSPGKGLMVHQHGCRNNKGHEQGSLFPVRWDTDIDRDFIAKLRIEILNHKGALAALTNVVARCGSNVHSLNSGEKESGLYLIDMEITCRNRVHLADIIRKIKVMGDVQRVVRNK from the coding sequence GTGTACCTTTTTGAACCACTAAAAGAACATGTATCAAGTTACTTATCAAAAGTACAAATAGACCTTTTAAAACAGGCCTATATTGTTGCGCGTGAGGCCCATGATGGTCAAATGCGTTCTAGTGGTGAGCCATACATTACCCATCCGGTAGCTGTGGCGCTTAATCTTGCAAAAATGCATTTAGATCACGAAACCTTAATGGCAGCATTACTGCATGACGTGATTGAAGATACTCCTGTAACTAAAGATCAGTTATCTGAGCTCTTTGGTCATACCGTAGCTGAGTTAGTTGAAGGTGTTAGTAAGCTAGACAAGCTAAAGTTTGATAATAAAGAAGAGATGCAGGCGGAGAACTTTCGCAAAATGATCTTAGCCATGGTGCAAGATATACGCGTTATTCTCATTAAATTGGCAGATCGCACGCACAATATGCGTACATTAGGCTCTTTACGACCAGATAAACGTCGTCGAATTGCCCGCGAAACATTAGATATTTATGCACCTATTGCTAATCGTCTTGGTATTCACGATGTTAAAAATGAGCTAGAAGTATTAGGTTTTGAAGCGCTTTACCCTATGCGAGCAAGGGCCTTAAAATCGGCGATTAAGCAAGCACGTGGCAACCGCAAAGAAATTATCAACAATATTCAACAAGAAGTAACTAGCCGTTTAGCTGAAAACGGTATTAAAGCGCAAGTTATTGGCCGTGAAAAACACCTGTATTCAATCTATCGAAAAATGCGCAATAAAGAGTTAATGTTTAATGAAGTCATGGATATCTATGCCTTTAGAATTATTGTTGGCGACAAAATAGATGACTGTTACCGCGCTTTAGGTGCTGCTCACAACTTATTCAAACCTATTGAATCACGATTTAAAGATTATATTGCCATTCCAAAAACCAACGGTTATCAGTCATTGCATACCTCTTTAATTGGTCCGCATGGTATTCCCGTTGAAATACAAATCCGTACCAATGATATGGACCAAATGGCAGACAAAGGTGTTGCCGCTCACTGGTTATATAAACAAGACGGTGAAGATACCGGCACCACGGCGCAGATGAAAGCACGCCGTTGGATGCAAAGCTTATTAGAGCTACAGCAAAGTGCCGGCAGCTCGTTTGAATTTATTGAAAATGTAAAGTCGGATTTATTTCCAGAAGAAATTTATGTTTTCACCCCTGATGGTCGCATTGTTGAATTACCAATGGGCGCAACCGCAGTCGATTTTGCTTATGCTGTGCATACTGATGTAGGTAATTCTTGCGTAGGCGTTAAGGTTGAACGTAAACCTTTCCCACTCAGCAAGCCGTTAGATTCTGGCCAAACGATTGAAGTGGTTACGTCTACTGCTGCTAGACCTAACGCAACTTGGCTTAACTTTGTGGTTACCTCAAAAGCACGTTTGCAAATACGCACCTACTTACGTTCGCAAGAAAAAACTGAATCACTTGCTTTAGGCCGCCGTTTACTTAGTCACGCGTTAGGTGCTACAAAACTAGAAGATATCGCTGTAGAGAAATTGACCCAAGTGGTTAAAGATACCGGTAATACCAATATTGAAGAGTTACTGATTAATATTGGTTTGGGTAATGCACTCAGCATAGGTATAGCTAAACGCTTGAAAGACGAATTTACAGAAGAGTCAGACCTACTCAAACCTACCGTAACTAAAAATAAAATGCCGATTAAAGGCACTGAAGGTATGATGGTTAGCTACGGTAAATGTTGTCGTCCTATTCCTGGCGATTCAATATTAGCCTACTTAAGCCCTGGAAAAGGTTTAATGGTACATCAACATGGCTGTAGAAATAATAAAGGTCATGAGCAAGGCAGTTTATTCCCTGTTAGATGGGATACCGATATTGACCGAGACTTTATCGCCAAACTACGTATTGAAATTCTTAATCATAAAGGTGCATTAGCAGCTTTGACCAATGTGGTTGCTCGTTGTGGCTCAAATGTACACTCGCTAAACTCTGGCGAGAAAGAGTCTGGCTTGTATCTTATTGATATGGAAATTACTTGTCGAAATAGGGTTCACCTTGCCGACATCATCAGAAAAATTAAAGTTATGGGCGACGTTCAACGCGTAGTACGTAATAAATAG
- a CDS encoding RidA family protein, translated as MMKTIINTDQAPSAIGTYSQAVKVNNTVYLSGQIPLVPETMEIVSEDFAEQTQQVFKNIVAVCEAAGGNINDMVKVNIFLQDLANFATVNEIMSQYFQQPYPARAAVQVARLPKDVAIEIDGIMELPNFS; from the coding sequence ATTATGAAAACAATTATTAATACAGACCAAGCACCAAGCGCAATTGGTACATATAGCCAAGCGGTGAAAGTTAATAACACTGTCTATCTTTCAGGCCAAATACCATTAGTTCCAGAAACAATGGAAATTGTATCTGAAGATTTTGCCGAGCAGACACAACAAGTTTTTAAGAATATTGTTGCGGTGTGTGAAGCAGCAGGTGGCAATATTAATGACATGGTAAAAGTGAATATATTTTTACAAGACCTTGCTAATTTCGCGACAGTAAATGAAATTATGAGCCAGTACTTTCAACAACCTTATCCTGCAAGAGCAGCGGTACAAGTTGCTAGATTGCCAAAAGATGTTGCGATCGAAATTGACGGTATTATGGAATTACCTAATTTCAGCTAA
- the trmH gene encoding tRNA (guanosine(18)-2'-O)-methyltransferase TrmH has product MTPDRLQRINSMLDQRQPDLTVCMEGVHKTHNLAAVVRTADAIGISDVHAVWKNETMRLSGGSAAGSQNWIDVHDYSNTEDAIIELKKQGMQVLVTNLSDTAVDFREIDYTKPTAIILGQEKFGASAKALEMADQDIVIPMVGMVQSLNVSVACSVVLYEAQRQRQAAGLYQQPRISHERRQRILFEGGHPIFATACQRKGLAYPEIDQDGQIVASEQWWQQMQMTQDAWKKIDDE; this is encoded by the coding sequence ATGACACCGGATAGACTACAAAGAATTAACAGCATGTTAGACCAACGCCAGCCAGACTTAACGGTTTGTATGGAAGGGGTTCACAAAACTCATAACTTAGCTGCTGTCGTACGTACAGCCGATGCTATAGGCATTAGTGATGTGCACGCAGTATGGAAAAATGAAACCATGCGTCTTTCGGGCGGTAGTGCTGCAGGTAGTCAAAATTGGATCGACGTGCATGATTACAGTAATACTGAAGATGCAATCATCGAACTAAAAAAGCAAGGTATGCAGGTATTGGTAACAAACTTATCAGATACGGCTGTCGACTTTCGTGAAATTGACTACACCAAACCAACCGCTATTATCTTGGGACAAGAGAAATTCGGCGCATCTGCAAAAGCGCTTGAAATGGCTGACCAAGATATCGTTATTCCTATGGTGGGTATGGTTCAGTCGTTAAATGTCTCGGTTGCTTGTTCTGTTGTCTTGTATGAAGCCCAACGCCAGCGTCAAGCGGCAGGTTTGTATCAACAGCCAAGAATAAGCCATGAGCGCCGTCAGCGAATTTTATTTGAAGGTGGCCATCCTATTTTTGCAACCGCCTGTCAGCGCAAAGGCTTAGCGTATCCAGAAATCGACCAAGATGGACAGATTGTTGCTTCAGAGCAATGGTGGCAGCAAATGCAAATGACCCAAGATGCTTGGAAAAAAATCGACGACGAATAA